The following are from one region of the Yoonia sp. R2331 genome:
- the lipB gene encoding lipoyl(octanoyl) transferase LipB — protein MVDWITAPGLTPYPDALRFMEDRAAAIAAGTADECIWLVEHPPLYTAGTSAKLADLVDPDRFDVFEARRGGQYTYHGPGQRVAYVMLDVSKRGRDVRCFVHDLESWIIATLAEFNVTGERRAGRVGVWVTRPDKPLAADGSLREDKIAALGIRLRKWVSFHGLSINVEPDLSHFDGIVPCGIAEHGVTSLVDLGLPVTMDDVDVALRRTFATVMEQSSAKSCDAGGEISA, from the coding sequence ATGGTTGACTGGATCACCGCACCGGGGTTGACCCCTTACCCCGACGCACTGCGTTTCATGGAGGACCGCGCCGCCGCCATTGCCGCAGGCACGGCGGATGAATGCATCTGGCTGGTGGAACATCCCCCGCTTTATACCGCCGGCACCTCGGCCAAACTTGCGGATTTGGTCGACCCCGACCGCTTTGACGTGTTCGAGGCGCGGCGCGGCGGGCAATATACTTATCACGGACCGGGCCAGCGTGTGGCCTATGTGATGCTTGATGTCTCCAAACGCGGCCGTGACGTGCGCTGCTTCGTGCACGATCTGGAAAGCTGGATCATCGCCACACTGGCCGAATTCAACGTAACCGGTGAACGTCGCGCAGGGCGTGTCGGCGTCTGGGTCACCCGCCCCGACAAACCTCTTGCTGCAGATGGCAGCCTGCGCGAAGACAAGATCGCCGCTCTGGGCATCAGGCTGCGTAAATGGGTGTCGTTTCACGGGCTGTCGATCAATGTGGAACCTGATCTGTCCCATTTTGACGGAATCGTCCCCTGCGGCATTGCCGAACATGGCGTCACATCGCTCGTTGATCTGGGCCTGCCAGTGACAATGGACGACGTTGATGTCGCCCTTCGCCGCACCTTTGCGACCGTGATGGAACAAAGCTCTGCAAAAAGCTGCGATGCAGGGGGCGAAATTAGCGCATAG
- a CDS encoding extracellular solute-binding protein, translating into MKLTTTLMASTALSLASTAAFADGHMADEMTIVSWGGAYTSSQQNAYHTPYSEMTGTTIINDDSSAEGIAKLRAMNEAGNITWDLVDLEAADAIRACDEGLAMEIDHDEVLAAAPDGTSASNDFGDMIVSDCFIPQIVFSTTFGYRTDQVADGVAPPTGACDVFDLETYPGKRGLNKQPIANMEWALLCDGVAYEDVYDTLETEEGQAQAFAKLDTIKDQTIFWSSAAEAIQLLADGEVFMSSTFNGRLFAAIEEQGQPIGMAWDWQMFDLDGWVIPAGLPEDRLARVLDYVYFATDTQRLADQAKYISYGPARMSSAPLVSTHATLGIEMAPHMPTDPNNAENTFVNNYEWWADYRDDLDAKFQAWLAQ; encoded by the coding sequence ATGAAACTGACGACAACACTGATGGCGAGTACCGCCCTTTCGCTGGCGAGCACGGCTGCGTTTGCAGACGGTCACATGGCCGACGAAATGACCATCGTAAGCTGGGGCGGGGCCTATACCTCGTCACAGCAGAACGCGTATCACACGCCTTATTCGGAAATGACCGGAACAACGATCATCAACGATGATAGTTCGGCCGAGGGTATCGCGAAGCTGCGGGCCATGAATGAAGCGGGCAACATCACCTGGGACCTGGTTGACCTTGAGGCCGCGGACGCGATCCGCGCCTGCGACGAGGGTCTGGCGATGGAGATTGACCACGACGAAGTACTGGCCGCGGCACCGGACGGCACAAGTGCCAGCAATGACTTCGGCGACATGATCGTCTCTGACTGCTTTATTCCGCAGATCGTGTTCTCGACGACCTTTGGCTATCGCACCGATCAGGTCGCTGATGGCGTCGCACCGCCAACCGGCGCCTGTGATGTGTTCGATCTGGAGACCTATCCGGGCAAGCGCGGTTTGAACAAGCAACCGATTGCCAACATGGAATGGGCGCTGCTGTGTGATGGCGTGGCCTATGAGGACGTCTATGACACCCTTGAGACCGAAGAGGGGCAGGCGCAGGCCTTTGCCAAGCTGGACACCATCAAGGATCAGACGATCTTTTGGTCCTCTGCGGCCGAGGCGATCCAGCTTCTGGCTGACGGTGAGGTCTTCATGAGCTCAACGTTCAATGGCCGCCTGTTTGCCGCGATTGAAGAGCAGGGCCAGCCGATTGGCATGGCCTGGGACTGGCAGATGTTTGATCTGGATGGCTGGGTGATCCCGGCTGGTCTGCCCGAGGACCGTCTGGCCCGGGTGCTGGACTATGTCTATTTCGCAACGGACACCCAGCGCCTTGCGGATCAGGCCAAGTACATCAGCTATGGCCCGGCCCGGATGTCGTCGGCCCCGCTGGTCAGCACTCATGCCACGCTAGGGATTGAGATGGCACCGCATATGCCGACCGATCCGAACAATGCCGAGAACACCTTTGTGAACAATTACGAATGGTGGGCGGATTACCGCGATGACCTGGACGCCAAGTTCCAGGCATGGTTGGCGCAATAA
- a CDS encoding DUF2306 domain-containing protein has product MTLTPILTAPLMVQIHLLCAVLAICLGPVNIWRKRRDRLHRMMGGTWMLAMFGLATSGLMMSSWAVIGPFNPIHLFSVLTYISLAESIWHLINRRFAQHGRAMRSLYFQGLAIAGLFTFLPGRTLNETFFAASPLAGFVATFVVVGGLAWLGWRYQPRVA; this is encoded by the coding sequence ATGACTCTCACCCCGATCCTGACCGCACCGCTGATGGTGCAAATCCATCTGCTTTGCGCCGTGTTGGCGATATGTCTTGGCCCGGTCAACATCTGGCGCAAACGCCGTGACAGGCTGCATCGGATGATGGGTGGCACGTGGATGTTGGCCATGTTCGGGTTGGCGACCAGTGGCCTGATGATGAGCAGTTGGGCCGTTATTGGCCCCTTCAACCCGATCCATCTGTTTTCGGTTCTGACCTATATCTCTTTGGCCGAAAGCATCTGGCACCTGATCAACCGCCGCTTTGCCCAACATGGGCGGGCCATGCGCAGCCTTTATTTCCAAGGTTTGGCGATTGCCGGGTTGTTCACATTCCTGCCGGGGCGGACGCTGAACGAGACCTTCTTTGCGGCGTCGCCCCTTGCGGGTTTTGTTGCAACCTTTGTCGTTGTCGGCGGACTGGCCTGGTTGGGCTGGCGGTATCAGCCACGGGTTGCGTGA
- a CDS encoding DUF1330 domain-containing protein, whose amino-acid sequence MPKGYIIGHIKVTDPEGYPEYVQKDTPILESHGARFVVRGGQSETPEGVEMGRHVVIEFDSYAAAKAAYEDPEYQAVAEIRRRCAESTIILVEGV is encoded by the coding sequence ATGCCCAAAGGTTATATCATCGGACATATCAAAGTGACGGATCCCGAGGGGTATCCCGAATATGTGCAAAAGGACACGCCGATCCTTGAAAGCCACGGCGCGCGCTTTGTCGTTCGCGGTGGGCAATCCGAGACGCCGGAGGGGGTCGAAATGGGCCGCCATGTCGTCATTGAATTCGACAGCTACGCCGCCGCCAAGGCGGCCTACGAAGACCCCGAGTACCAAGCTGTCGCCGAGATCCGGCGGCGCTGTGCAGAAAGCACAATCATTCTAGTTGAAGGTGTCTAG
- a CDS encoding ABC transporter permease produces the protein MTDAAGPMLAADGTPLKKSLNRALRRQKMRALLLIAPLLLFILLTFIWPIGQMLFRSVENQIVSDVLPRTVVAVADWDASTGEAPGDPVFEALAQDMMVAVEKKVHTRLGSRLNYETSGIASLFRKSGRRVDDMGEVAMDQFVDLDPGFEMPANWAVQLGSANWNAALTDWTNAGEDGMPPQFEADPGAAEALPQTVALYRDYANFVRSEEDNPLKEDIWPIQFHVLAQELGEADLSAVAGTGLPLVDAQGAVGAFETEDLRAAFVDVDEDWNSVEVWQTIQTYSPNYTSGYFLNSIDRQKAPDGSEWRPEDQQIYLTLFWRTMVMSLVITCSCILLGYPVAWLLANLPASKANLLMILVLLPFWTSLLVRTSAWKVLLQQQGVINELLVWIGLVGDENRLALINNATGTIIAMTHILLPFMILPLYSVMKTIPPSYLRAAKSLGATNWTAFWRVYFPQSVPGIGAGSILVFILAIGYYITPEIVGGTKGVFISNRIAYHISSSLNWGLAAALGSILLAIVLIFYWMYDKIVGIDNVKLGG, from the coding sequence ATGACTGATGCAGCAGGCCCGATGCTGGCGGCCGACGGCACGCCGCTGAAAAAATCGCTGAACCGGGCGTTGCGCCGTCAGAAGATGCGCGCGCTGCTGCTGATCGCCCCGTTGCTGCTGTTCATCCTGCTGACCTTTATCTGGCCGATTGGACAGATGTTGTTCCGGTCGGTCGAAAACCAGATTGTCAGCGATGTGCTGCCCCGCACCGTGGTCGCGGTTGCCGATTGGGACGCCAGCACCGGCGAAGCCCCCGGCGATCCGGTGTTTGAGGCTTTGGCCCAGGACATGATGGTCGCGGTCGAGAAAAAGGTACACACGCGGCTTGGGTCGCGGCTCAATTACGAAACATCAGGTATCGCGTCGCTTTTCCGCAAGTCCGGTCGCCGCGTGGATGATATGGGCGAGGTGGCGATGGATCAGTTTGTCGATCTGGACCCCGGCTTTGAGATGCCCGCCAATTGGGCGGTGCAACTGGGCAGCGCAAACTGGAACGCGGCCCTGACGGATTGGACCAACGCAGGCGAAGACGGGATGCCGCCGCAGTTCGAGGCTGATCCGGGTGCAGCGGAGGCGCTGCCGCAGACCGTGGCGCTGTACCGGGATTACGCAAACTTTGTGCGCAGCGAGGAAGACAACCCGCTGAAAGAAGACATCTGGCCCATTCAGTTCCACGTCCTGGCACAGGAATTGGGCGAAGCCGATCTGTCGGCTGTAGCGGGGACCGGGCTGCCGTTGGTTGATGCCCAAGGGGCCGTGGGCGCATTTGAAACCGAGGATTTGCGCGCCGCCTTTGTCGATGTGGACGAAGACTGGAACAGTGTCGAAGTCTGGCAAACCATCCAGACCTACAGCCCGAACTACACCAGCGGGTATTTCCTGAACTCCATCGACCGCCAGAAAGCGCCCGACGGGTCCGAATGGCGGCCGGAAGATCAGCAAATTTACCTCACGCTTTTCTGGCGCACGATGGTGATGTCCTTGGTCATCACCTGCAGCTGTATCCTGCTGGGCTATCCGGTGGCCTGGTTGCTGGCGAACCTGCCGGCGTCCAAGGCGAACCTGCTGATGATCCTTGTGTTGCTGCCATTCTGGACCTCTCTTCTGGTGCGGACATCCGCGTGGAAGGTGCTGTTGCAACAGCAAGGGGTCATCAACGAGCTGCTGGTCTGGATCGGGCTGGTGGGGGATGAGAACCGGCTGGCACTGATCAACAACGCCACGGGCACGATCATTGCGATGACGCATATCCTGCTGCCTTTCATGATCCTACCGCTTTATTCGGTGATGAAGACGATCCCGCCCAGCTATTTGCGGGCGGCGAAATCGCTGGGGGCAACAAACTGGACGGCCTTTTGGCGGGTCTACTTCCCGCAGTCGGTGCCGGGGATCGGCGCAGGCTCGATCCTCGTCTTCATTCTGGCGATTGGCTACTACATCACGCCCGAGATTGTGGGCGGCACCAAGGGTGTCTTTATCTCCAACCGGATCGCCTATCACATCTCATCCAGCCTGAACTGGGGTTTGGCCGCGGCGCTGGGGTCGATCCTGCTGGCGATCGTGCTGATCTTCTACTGGATGTACGACAAGATCGTCGGCATCGATAACGTGAAGCTGGGGGGCTGA
- a CDS encoding LytTR family DNA-binding domain-containing protein: MADGAFPFAIRELRTTFGDVRMLVALLCTGVMVGLAGPFDTFDLMATLPRMAYWIGLVFLTYAVGNFVSALVQHILYDRIPATLPRFAIAGVAMGPPIFAVIAAINYASFGFVMDTPAEVLVALFHVTVISVVISVLFALFLTTDAPADTAPPAILDRLPFDKRGPLVALSVSDHYVNVMTTKGQDMVLMRLADAMRETGDVAGLQVHRSHWVALDQITAVKRQGDRAELTLSTGATIPVSRANMPALRKAGLLPRPTAHG, translated from the coding sequence GTGGCTGACGGCGCTTTCCCATTCGCGATACGTGAACTGCGGACCACGTTTGGCGATGTGCGGATGCTTGTGGCGCTCTTGTGCACCGGCGTCATGGTAGGGCTCGCCGGTCCATTTGATACGTTTGACCTGATGGCCACCCTGCCCCGTATGGCTTATTGGATCGGGCTTGTGTTTCTCACTTACGCGGTCGGCAACTTTGTCTCGGCACTGGTCCAGCACATCCTTTACGACCGCATTCCCGCAACGCTGCCGCGCTTTGCCATTGCTGGTGTCGCCATGGGTCCACCGATCTTTGCCGTGATCGCCGCCATCAATTATGCCAGCTTTGGCTTTGTGATGGACACCCCGGCAGAGGTGCTGGTGGCCCTGTTCCATGTCACGGTGATCTCTGTGGTGATCTCGGTCCTCTTCGCGCTCTTTTTGACGACGGACGCGCCCGCCGACACCGCACCACCCGCGATCCTTGACCGCCTGCCGTTTGACAAGCGCGGCCCCCTTGTTGCGCTTTCGGTCAGCGATCACTACGTCAACGTCATGACCACCAAAGGGCAAGACATGGTGCTGATGCGACTGGCTGATGCGATGCGTGAAACCGGTGACGTGGCGGGCCTGCAAGTGCACCGCTCGCATTGGGTGGCGCTGGATCAGATCACAGCGGTCAAACGTCAGGGGGATCGCGCCGAACTGACGCTGTCCACCGGGGCCACAATCCCGGTGAGCCGCGCCAATATGCCCGCACTCCGCAAAGCAGGCCTTCTGCCCCGGCCGACCGCCCATGGTTGA